The Tenacibaculum jejuense genome includes a window with the following:
- a CDS encoding thiamine phosphate synthase, with protein sequence MLIVLTSEKEIQNEAALLNQLFENGLEVLHLRKPSFDIEGYRNLLKEINPEYYQKIMIHQFHDLCAEFVLKGIHIQEQPRLDLGEKLEGYVSLYMSEGFKVSSSFHEPEVLDTCEINFDYHLLSPVFSSISKQGYEGRGFDVNSIDKTIIGMGGVNANTIPKVLELGYKGIGVLGGVWNTEDPIKSFEEIKRHYKV encoded by the coding sequence ATGCTAATAGTCCTAACATCCGAAAAGGAGATACAAAATGAAGCAGCACTTTTAAATCAATTGTTTGAAAATGGTTTAGAAGTATTGCATTTAAGAAAACCTTCTTTTGATATTGAAGGATATCGAAATTTATTAAAAGAAATCAATCCAGAGTACTATCAGAAAATTATGATACATCAGTTTCATGATTTATGTGCAGAGTTTGTGTTGAAAGGAATTCACATTCAAGAACAACCTAGATTAGATTTAGGAGAAAAACTAGAAGGTTATGTTTCTTTATACATGTCTGAAGGTTTTAAAGTAAGTAGTTCTTTTCATGAACCAGAGGTTTTAGATACTTGCGAGATCAATTTTGATTATCACTTATTGAGTCCAGTTTTTTCTTCAATCTCTAAACAAGGATACGAGGGAAGAGGTTTTGATGTAAACAGTATTGATAAAACGATTATAGGAATGGGTGGAGTAAATGCAAATACAATTCCTAAAGTATTAGAACTAGGTTATAAAGGTATTGGCGTGCTTGGTGGTGTTTGGAATACAGAAGATCCTATAAAAAGTTTTGAAGAAATCAAGCGTCATTACAAAGTGTAG
- a CDS encoding dimethylarginine dimethylaminohydrolase family protein, with product MLQLNVKNETSRLRAVVLGTAESNGPTPKAEDCYDPKSKQHVLAGTYPTEKDMILEMEAVAAVFKKYDVQVFRPEIIKDYNQIFSRDIAFVIDDKLVKANILPDRGREYEAIQHVVSQVAPENVIELPKECHVEGGDVMPWNDYIFIGTYSGSDYPDYITARTNTDAVIALQELFPDKIVKAFELRKSNTDPKENALHLDCCFQPIGKDKAILHKNGFLVEKEYEWLIDSFGKENVFEISKEEMYNMNSNIFSISEDVIISEKNFTRLNTWLREKGFTVEEVPYAEIAKQEGLLRCSTLPLIRD from the coding sequence ATGTTACAACTAAATGTAAAAAACGAAACTTCTAGATTAAGAGCAGTAGTTTTAGGAACTGCGGAGAGTAATGGACCAACACCAAAAGCAGAAGATTGTTATGATCCAAAAAGCAAACAACATGTTTTAGCAGGAACATATCCAACGGAAAAAGATATGATCCTAGAAATGGAAGCAGTAGCTGCTGTATTCAAAAAATATGATGTTCAAGTATTTCGTCCCGAAATTATAAAAGATTATAATCAAATCTTTTCTAGAGATATTGCTTTTGTTATCGATGATAAATTAGTAAAAGCCAACATCCTTCCTGATAGAGGGAGAGAATATGAGGCAATTCAACATGTAGTTTCTCAAGTTGCACCAGAAAATGTAATCGAATTACCTAAAGAATGTCATGTCGAAGGAGGAGATGTAATGCCATGGAATGATTATATTTTTATAGGAACATACTCTGGAAGTGATTATCCTGATTACATAACAGCTAGAACAAATACAGATGCTGTAATTGCTCTCCAAGAATTATTTCCAGATAAAATTGTGAAAGCATTTGAATTAAGAAAATCTAATACAGATCCTAAAGAAAATGCACTACATCTAGATTGTTGTTTTCAGCCAATAGGAAAAGACAAAGCAATTTTACATAAAAATGGATTTTTAGTTGAAAAAGAATACGAATGGTTAATAGATTCCTTTGGTAAAGAAAATGTATTTGAAATTTCTAAAGAAGAAATGTATAATATGAATAGTAATATTTTCTCGATTTCTGAAGATGTAATCATCTCTGAGAAAAACTTTACTAGATTAAATACATGGTTAAGAGAAAAAGGTTTTACTGTAGAAGAGGTGCCTTATGCTGAGATAGCAAAACAAGAAGGTTTATTACGATGTTCTACCTTACCTTTAATAAGAGATTAG
- a CDS encoding DUF1330 domain-containing protein, which translates to MKRYIDVTQESGREFYLKYQGKGKIVMLNLLKFKEVADYTNLETIKPKQEISGKEAYELYMIHTLPCIEKYGSRVLFKGSSKNFVIGPVDETWDYVLLVEHESVESFMSFAQDKTYLATAGHRKAALLDSRLLPVLE; encoded by the coding sequence ATGAAAAGGTATATAGATGTAACTCAAGAATCGGGAAGAGAATTCTATTTAAAATACCAAGGTAAAGGAAAAATAGTAATGCTCAATTTGTTAAAATTTAAAGAAGTTGCAGACTATACAAATTTAGAAACAATAAAACCTAAGCAAGAAATTTCAGGTAAAGAAGCGTATGAATTATATATGATTCATACGCTTCCTTGTATCGAAAAATACGGAAGTAGAGTTTTGTTTAAAGGTAGTAGTAAGAATTTTGTAATTGGTCCCGTAGATGAGACATGGGATTATGTATTGCTAGTAGAACATGAATCGGTTGAGAGTTTCATGAGTTTTGCTCAAGATAAAACCTATTTAGCTACAGCTGGTCATAGAAAAGCGGCACTATTAGATTCACGATTATTACCAGTATTAGAATAA
- the thiC gene encoding phosphomethylpyrimidine synthase ThiC: MKKKDTAPKQDGITRKPFPNSTKIYVKGKLHPQINVAMREISLNDTVDSMTKARTPNEPVTVYDTSGPYTDPEKEINIHNGLERIREQWILDRRNVEQLDKFSSEYCNERLNDKSLDHLRFNHLNKPYKAKEGKNVTQLHYAKQGMITPEMEYVAIRENQRIDEMTRLAKQHPGQDFGASIPEKITPEFVREEIARGRAVIPSNINHPEAEPMILGRNFLVKINANIGNSATTSSIEEEVEKAVWACRWGADNIMDLSTGKNIHETREWIIRNSPVPIGTVPIYQALEKVNGVAEDLTWEIFRDTLIEQAEQGVDYFTIHAGVRLAYVPMTAKRITGIVSRGGSIMAKWCLAHHKESFLYTHFEEICEIMKAYDVAFSLGDGLRPGCIADANDEAQFAELETLGELTKIAWKHEVQCFIEGPGHVPMHMIKANMDKQLEACGEAPFYTLGPLTTDIAPGYDHITSGIGAAMIGWYGTAMLCYVTPKEHLGLPNKDDVRTGVVTYKLAAHAADLAKGHPGAQHRDDALSKARFEFRWEDQFNLSLDPELAREYHDETLPAEGAKIAHFCSMCGPKFCSMKISQEVRDYAAQKDLEAENAIEEGMKEKSEEFKQKGSEVYL, translated from the coding sequence ATGAAGAAAAAAGATACGGCTCCAAAACAAGATGGAATTACAAGGAAACCTTTTCCAAATTCTACAAAGATTTATGTAAAAGGTAAATTACATCCTCAAATTAACGTAGCAATGCGTGAGATTTCATTGAATGATACTGTAGATTCAATGACTAAAGCTCGTACTCCAAATGAACCAGTAACTGTTTATGATACTTCAGGACCGTATACTGATCCAGAAAAAGAAATAAACATTCATAACGGTTTAGAGCGTATTCGTGAGCAATGGATTTTAGACAGAAGAAATGTTGAACAATTAGATAAATTCAGTTCAGAATATTGTAACGAGCGTTTAAATGATAAAAGTTTAGATCATTTACGATTTAATCATTTAAATAAGCCGTATAAAGCTAAGGAAGGAAAAAATGTAACTCAGTTACATTATGCAAAACAAGGAATGATTACTCCAGAAATGGAATATGTAGCAATTCGTGAAAATCAGCGTATTGATGAAATGACACGTTTAGCGAAACAACATCCAGGCCAAGATTTTGGTGCTAGTATTCCAGAAAAAATTACTCCAGAATTTGTAAGAGAAGAAATCGCTAGAGGTAGAGCGGTAATTCCTTCAAACATAAATCACCCAGAAGCAGAACCTATGATTTTAGGTCGTAACTTCTTAGTGAAAATCAATGCAAATATTGGTAACTCAGCAACAACATCTTCTATTGAAGAAGAAGTAGAAAAAGCGGTTTGGGCTTGTCGTTGGGGAGCAGATAATATTATGGATTTATCTACAGGAAAAAACATTCACGAAACACGTGAGTGGATTATCCGTAATTCACCAGTACCAATTGGAACAGTACCAATCTACCAAGCATTGGAAAAAGTAAATGGTGTTGCAGAAGATTTAACATGGGAAATTTTTAGAGATACATTAATTGAACAAGCTGAACAAGGAGTAGATTATTTTACAATTCACGCAGGAGTTCGTTTGGCTTATGTTCCAATGACTGCAAAACGTATTACAGGAATTGTTTCTCGTGGAGGTTCAATTATGGCAAAATGGTGTTTAGCGCATCATAAAGAAAGTTTCTTATATACGCATTTCGAAGAGATTTGTGAAATTATGAAAGCTTACGATGTGGCATTCTCTTTAGGAGACGGTTTACGTCCAGGGTGTATTGCAGATGCAAATGACGAAGCGCAGTTTGCTGAATTAGAAACTTTAGGTGAGTTAACTAAAATCGCTTGGAAACACGAAGTACAGTGTTTCATAGAAGGTCCTGGTCACGTGCCAATGCATATGATTAAAGCCAATATGGATAAGCAATTAGAGGCTTGTGGTGAAGCTCCTTTTTATACATTAGGACCATTAACTACTGATATTGCTCCAGGTTATGATCATATTACTTCAGGAATTGGAGCAGCAATGATTGGTTGGTATGGTACTGCAATGTTGTGTTATGTAACACCAAAAGAGCATTTAGGTTTACCAAATAAAGATGACGTAAGAACTGGAGTTGTAACATATAAATTAGCTGCGCATGCTGCTGACTTAGCGAAAGGACATCCAGGAGCACAACATAGAGATGACGCGTTAAGTAAAGCTCGTTTTGAATTCCGTTGGGAAGATCAGTTTAACTTAAGTTTAGATCCAGAACTGGCTAGAGAATATCACGACGAAACGTTACCAGCTGAAGGTGCTAAAATTGCACACTTCTGTTCTATGTGCGGACCGAAATTCTGTTCAATGAAGATTTCTCAAGAAGTTAGAGATTACGCAGCTCAAAAAGATTTAGAAGCTGAAAATGCAATTGAAGAAGGAATGAAAGAAAAATCTGAAGAGTTCAAACAAAAAGGTTCTGAAGTATATTTATAA
- a CDS encoding hydroxymethylpyrimidine/phosphomethylpyrimidine kinase, whose product MKQRPYILTIAGFDPSNGAGLTADVKTFEQLKCYGLSVCTANTIQNDKEFLKCDWIDIETILEQIQVLFDRFSIATVKIGIVEDWQKLSKIIDTVLQLNPDTKIVLDPILKSSTGFVFQNDFSESDFDKILDKIYLITPNYQEIQNLYQDKTIEETIHHIQSKTHVFLKGGHRPEKIGVDYLYTNEGKIHPFNPKKGIKIFEKHGSGCVLSSAIASYIALKYPLVKSCFKGKRYIEKVLSSNKTLLGFHS is encoded by the coding sequence TTGAAACAAAGACCATACATATTAACAATTGCGGGTTTTGATCCATCAAATGGGGCAGGTTTAACAGCAGATGTGAAAACATTTGAGCAATTAAAGTGTTACGGATTATCAGTTTGTACAGCCAATACAATTCAAAATGATAAAGAGTTTCTAAAATGTGATTGGATTGATATTGAAACTATCTTGGAACAAATTCAAGTTTTGTTTGATCGTTTTTCGATTGCTACCGTTAAAATTGGGATTGTTGAAGATTGGCAGAAATTGTCAAAAATTATTGATACGGTTTTACAATTAAATCCAGACACTAAAATTGTTTTAGATCCGATTTTAAAATCATCCACAGGTTTTGTGTTTCAAAATGATTTCAGTGAAAGTGATTTCGATAAAATTTTAGATAAAATCTATTTAATTACTCCAAATTATCAAGAGATTCAAAATCTATATCAAGACAAAACGATTGAAGAAACGATACATCATATTCAGTCGAAAACTCACGTATTTTTAAAAGGAGGACATCGTCCTGAAAAGATAGGAGTAGATTATTTATATACAAACGAAGGAAAAATACATCCTTTTAATCCTAAAAAAGGAATTAAAATATTTGAAAAGCATGGAAGCGGTTGTGTGTTATCTTCTGCAATTGCAAGTTACATCGCTTTAAAGTATCCGTTAGTAAAATCATGTTTTAAAGGAAAACGTTACATCGAAAAAGTATTGAGTTCTAACAAAACACTATTAGGATTTCATTCTTAA
- the thiE gene encoding thiamine phosphate synthase — MISKLQYISQGETPEAHLQNIQSACTAGAEWVQLRLKNETEAVILETAKKAREITSHFQTRLIINDHYKVAEEVKADGVHLGKTDACPAEVRKYLGNLFIIGGTANTLEDCKTLIEKKVDYIGLGPFRYTTTKKNLSPILGLAGYQVLLEELNTETPVIAIGGIVLEDVASLIETNIHGIAVSGEITKDFNSISKFHQILKAGSSQEQVFKLDTNN; from the coding sequence ATGATAAGTAAATTACAATATATATCACAAGGAGAAACTCCCGAAGCGCATTTACAAAATATTCAAAGTGCTTGTACAGCTGGAGCAGAATGGGTACAACTTCGTTTGAAAAATGAAACAGAAGCGGTTATTTTAGAAACAGCGAAAAAGGCAAGAGAGATTACGAGTCATTTTCAAACAAGATTAATTATAAACGATCATTATAAAGTTGCAGAAGAAGTAAAAGCAGATGGAGTTCATTTAGGGAAGACAGATGCTTGTCCGGCTGAAGTGAGAAAATACTTAGGAAACTTATTTATCATAGGAGGTACTGCAAATACTTTAGAAGATTGTAAAACTTTAATTGAAAAGAAAGTAGATTATATAGGTTTAGGACCTTTTAGATATACAACTACAAAGAAAAATTTAAGTCCGATTTTAGGTTTAGCTGGTTATCAAGTACTTTTAGAGGAATTAAATACAGAAACTCCAGTAATAGCTATTGGAGGAATTGTTTTAGAAGATGTAGCATCATTAATAGAAACAAATATCCATGGTATAGCAGTATCAGGAGAAATAACTAAAGATTTTAATTCCATTTCAAAATTTCATCAAATTTTAAAAGCAGGAAGTTCACAAGAGCAAGTTTTTAAATTAGATACAAACAACTAA
- a CDS encoding citrate synthase, whose protein sequence is MSEIAKLQIGENTYEFPLVKGTEDEVAIDIKTLRGATGGVITIDPGFKNTGSCQSAITFLNGEEGVLRYRGYSIEELAEKADFLEVAYLLIFGELPTQEQLDKFYNDILDNAIVDDDVKKIIDAFPKNAHPMGLLSSLTSALTAFNPSSVNVDSEEEMYNAIVKIMGKFPVLVSWSMRKIKGLPLNYGSRKLGYVENIMKMMFEKPNEEYEINPIVKDALDKLLILHADHEQNCSTSTVRVVGSSHAGLFASISAGISALWGPLHGGANQAVLEMLEAIKADGGDTKKYMAKAKDKEDPFRLMGFGHRVYKNFDPRAKIIKVAADEVLDDLGVEDPVLDIAKGLEKEALSDDYFVKRKLYPNVDFYSGIIYRAMDIPVEMFTVMFALGRLPGWIAQWREMRLRKEPIGRPRQVYTGENYRPFVKINKR, encoded by the coding sequence ATGTCAGAAATAGCGAAATTACAGATTGGCGAAAACACCTACGAATTTCCGTTAGTTAAAGGAACGGAAGATGAAGTTGCAATAGATATTAAAACCTTACGAGGAGCTACAGGAGGAGTTATTACTATAGATCCAGGTTTTAAGAATACAGGTTCTTGCCAAAGTGCTATTACATTTTTAAATGGAGAAGAAGGAGTGTTACGATATAGAGGTTACTCAATTGAAGAATTAGCTGAGAAAGCTGATTTTTTAGAAGTGGCTTACTTATTAATTTTTGGAGAATTACCAACGCAAGAACAATTAGATAAATTCTACAATGATATTTTAGATAACGCAATTGTAGATGACGATGTTAAAAAGATTATCGATGCATTTCCAAAGAATGCACATCCAATGGGATTATTATCTTCTTTAACTTCTGCTTTAACAGCATTTAACCCTTCTTCTGTGAATGTAGATTCTGAAGAAGAAATGTATAACGCTATAGTTAAGATTATGGGTAAATTCCCTGTATTAGTATCTTGGTCTATGCGTAAAATCAAAGGTTTACCATTAAACTATGGTTCTCGTAAATTAGGTTATGTTGAAAATATCATGAAAATGATGTTTGAAAAGCCAAACGAGGAGTATGAAATAAACCCAATCGTAAAAGATGCTTTAGATAAATTATTAATCTTACATGCAGATCACGAGCAAAACTGTTCTACTTCTACGGTAAGAGTAGTAGGTTCTTCTCATGCAGGTTTATTTGCGTCTATCTCTGCTGGAATTTCTGCACTTTGGGGACCATTACATGGTGGAGCTAACCAAGCAGTTTTAGAAATGTTAGAAGCTATTAAAGCTGATGGTGGAGACACTAAGAAATACATGGCTAAAGCTAAGGATAAAGAAGATCCATTCCGTTTAATGGGATTCGGACACAGAGTATACAAAAACTTCGATCCAAGAGCAAAAATTATCAAAGTTGCTGCTGATGAAGTATTAGATGATTTAGGAGTTGAGGATCCAGTATTAGATATCGCTAAAGGTTTAGAGAAAGAAGCTTTAAGTGATGACTATTTCGTAAAAAGAAAATTATATCCAAACGTAGATTTCTATTCAGGTATTATTTACAGAGCTATGGATATTCCAGTAGAAATGTTTACAGTAATGTTTGCTTTAGGACGTTTACCAGGATGGATTGCTCAATGGAGAGAAATGCGTTTACGCAAAGAGCCAATTGGTCGTCCTCGTCAAGTTTATACTGGTGAGAACTATCGCCCTTTCGTAAAAATCAATAAAAGATAA
- the carA gene encoding glutamine-hydrolyzing carbamoyl-phosphate synthase small subunit, with protein MKYTTRKKALVLLADGTIFYGKSIGIEGTVTGEICFNTGMTGYQEIFTDPSYYGQLMVATNAHIGNYGVNDEEVESEGIKISGLICRNFSFEHSRVDSDGNLKDWFEKHNLVAISDVDTRALVSYIRENGAMNAIISTDTENIDKLKEQLANVPNMEGLELASKVSTKEPYYVGDENASIKIAALDIGIKKNILRNLAKRDAYIKVFPFNAKFSDLQEWNPDGYFISNGPGDPEPLVDAQNLAKEVIEKNLPLFGICLGHQVIALANGISTYKMHNGHRGINHPVKNLITSKGEITSQNHGFAINREETEAHADVEITHVHLNDNTVAGIKMKSKNVFSVQYHPEASPGPHDSEYLFDQFIENIKKVK; from the coding sequence ATGAAATACACAACTAGAAAGAAAGCTCTTGTTTTATTAGCAGATGGAACAATTTTTTACGGTAAATCTATCGGTATAGAAGGTACAGTTACTGGAGAAATATGTTTCAATACTGGAATGACAGGTTATCAAGAGATTTTTACTGATCCTTCTTACTATGGGCAATTAATGGTTGCTACTAATGCTCACATAGGTAACTATGGAGTTAATGACGAAGAAGTAGAATCTGAAGGAATCAAAATTTCTGGGTTAATTTGTAGGAACTTTAGTTTTGAACATTCTAGAGTAGATTCTGATGGTAACTTAAAAGATTGGTTTGAAAAACATAATCTTGTTGCTATTTCAGATGTAGATACAAGAGCATTAGTATCTTATATCAGAGAAAATGGAGCAATGAACGCTATTATCTCTACAGATACTGAAAATATCGATAAACTTAAAGAGCAATTAGCTAACGTACCTAACATGGAAGGTTTAGAATTGGCTTCTAAAGTATCAACTAAAGAGCCATACTATGTTGGAGATGAAAATGCATCTATAAAAATTGCAGCGTTAGATATTGGTATCAAAAAGAATATATTAAGAAATTTAGCAAAGAGAGATGCATATATTAAAGTTTTCCCTTTTAATGCTAAATTTTCAGATTTACAAGAATGGAATCCTGATGGTTACTTTATTTCAAACGGACCTGGAGATCCTGAGCCACTAGTAGATGCTCAAAATTTAGCAAAAGAAGTTATTGAAAAGAATTTACCATTATTTGGTATATGTTTAGGACATCAAGTAATTGCTTTAGCTAATGGAATTTCTACCTATAAAATGCACAACGGACATAGAGGTATTAATCACCCTGTAAAGAATTTAATTACAAGTAAAGGAGAAATTACTTCTCAAAACCACGGATTTGCTATTAACAGAGAGGAGACAGAAGCGCATGCAGATGTAGAAATTACTCATGTACATTTAAATGATAATACAGTAGCTGGTATTAAAATGAAGAGTAAAAATGTATTTTCTGTTCAATATCATCCAGAAGCTAGTCCTGGACCACACGATTCAGAATACTTATTTGATCAATTCATAGAGAATATTAAAAAAGTTAAATAG
- the thiS gene encoding sulfur carrier protein ThiS translates to MITVKVNDTSKTFSKETTIDRMIETLQIQSNGIAIAINNSIIKKSDWESHTLSENDNVLIIRSTQGG, encoded by the coding sequence ATGATAACTGTAAAAGTAAACGACACAAGCAAAACATTTTCAAAAGAAACCACTATAGATCGAATGATTGAAACGTTACAAATTCAATCTAATGGAATTGCTATAGCTATAAACAACTCGATTATAAAAAAGTCTGATTGGGAAAGTCATACATTGTCTGAAAATGATAATGTACTAATCATAAGATCTACTCAAGGCGGATAA
- the eno gene encoding phosphopyruvate hydratase gives MSIIINIHARQIFDSRGNPTVEVDVTTENGVLGRAAVPSGASTGEHEAVELRDGGDDYMGKGVAKAVENVNSIIAQELLGVSVFEQNLIDKMMIDLDGTPNKSKLGANAILGVSLAVAKAAANELGMPLYRYVGGVSANTLPVPMMNIINGGSHSDAPIAFQEFMVMPVKAESFTHAMKMGSEIFHNLKKVLHGRNLSTAVGDEGGFAPTLEGTEDALDTIALAVKNAGYKLGDEIMIALDCAAAEFYVDDKYDYTKFEGDKGKVRTSKEQADYLAELSEKYPIISIEDGMDENDWDGWKYLTEKVGDKVQLVGDDLFVTNVERLSRGIENGIANSILIKVNQIGTLTETIAAVNMAHNAGYTSVMSHRSGETEDNTIADLAVALNTGQIKTGSASRSDRMAKYNQLLRIEEQLDDVAYYPQTKAFKI, from the coding sequence ATGAGTATTATTATCAATATCCACGCACGTCAAATTTTTGATTCTAGAGGTAATCCTACAGTTGAAGTAGATGTAACAACTGAAAATGGAGTTTTAGGAAGAGCAGCAGTACCTTCTGGAGCTTCAACGGGAGAGCATGAAGCTGTTGAGTTACGTGATGGAGGAGATGATTATATGGGGAAAGGTGTTGCTAAAGCAGTAGAAAATGTAAATTCAATAATAGCTCAAGAATTATTAGGAGTATCAGTTTTCGAGCAAAACTTAATCGATAAAATGATGATTGATTTAGATGGTACGCCAAATAAGTCAAAATTAGGAGCAAATGCAATTTTAGGTGTTTCATTAGCTGTTGCAAAAGCAGCTGCTAACGAATTAGGAATGCCTTTATATAGATATGTTGGAGGTGTAAGTGCAAATACTTTACCTGTTCCAATGATGAATATTATCAATGGAGGATCACATTCAGATGCACCAATCGCCTTTCAAGAGTTTATGGTAATGCCAGTAAAAGCTGAGAGTTTTACTCATGCAATGAAAATGGGATCTGAAATTTTCCATAATTTAAAAAAGGTATTACATGGTAGAAATTTATCTACAGCAGTAGGTGATGAAGGTGGTTTTGCTCCAACTTTAGAAGGAACTGAAGATGCTTTAGATACGATTGCTTTAGCTGTCAAAAATGCTGGATACAAATTAGGCGACGAAATTATGATCGCTTTAGATTGTGCTGCAGCAGAATTTTATGTAGATGATAAATACGATTACACAAAGTTCGAAGGAGATAAAGGAAAAGTTCGTACAAGTAAAGAACAAGCTGATTATTTAGCTGAATTATCAGAAAAGTATCCGATTATTTCAATTGAAGATGGAATGGATGAAAACGACTGGGACGGTTGGAAATATTTAACTGAAAAAGTTGGAGATAAAGTACAATTAGTTGGAGATGATTTATTTGTAACTAATGTTGAACGTTTATCTAGAGGTATTGAAAATGGTATTGCTAATTCAATTTTAATTAAAGTAAATCAAATTGGTACTTTAACTGAAACAATTGCAGCTGTTAACATGGCGCATAATGCAGGGTATACATCAGTTATGAGTCATCGTTCAGGTGAAACTGAAGATAATACAATCGCAGATTTAGCTGTAGCATTAAATACCGGACAAATCAAAACAGGTTCTGCTTCAAGATCAGATCGTATGGCAAAATATAATCAATTATTAAGAATTGAAGAGCAGCTAGACGATGTGGCTTATTATCCACAAACAAAAGCTTTTAAAATCTAA
- the rplQ gene encoding 50S ribosomal protein L17: MRHGKKVNHLGRKTAHRKAMLANMACSLIEHKRINTTEAKAKALRKFVEPLITKAKAENNGTEEKNMHNRRVVFSYLRNKYAVSELFKEVAVKVGDRPGGYVRIIKLGNRQGDNAPMAMVELVDYNELYNPNGKKAKKTTRRSRRGGGAKKAETAPVADVESSQEEE, from the coding sequence ATGAGACACGGAAAAAAAGTTAACCATTTAGGTAGAAAAACTGCGCATAGAAAAGCTATGTTAGCTAATATGGCTTGTTCTTTAATAGAACACAAGCGTATTAATACTACTGAGGCAAAGGCTAAAGCATTACGTAAGTTTGTAGAGCCTTTAATAACTAAGGCTAAAGCTGAAAACAACGGTACAGAAGAAAAGAATATGCACAATCGTCGTGTAGTATTTAGTTACTTAAGAAATAAGTATGCAGTTTCTGAATTGTTTAAAGAAGTAGCTGTAAAAGTTGGTGATAGACCGGGTGGTTACGTAAGAATCATCAAGTTAGGAAATCGTCAAGGAGATAACGCTCCTATGGCAATGGTAGAATTAGTTGATTACAACGAATTATACAATCCTAATGGTAAGAAAGCTAAGAAGACAACTCGTCGTAGTCGTCGTGGTGGTGGAGCTAAAAAAGCTGAAACAGCACCAGTAGCTGATGTTGAATCTTCACAAGAAGAAGAATAA
- a CDS encoding four helix bundle protein, translated as MKEVKSKSFEGLLVWQKAHQFVLCVYRLTDDFPKNEIYGLTSQFRRAAISIAANIVEGYKKKGIKDKLRFFNIAQGSLEECRYYLVLTKDLRYKISLDDEKQLLIEVSKLLNSYCKAILGK; from the coding sequence ATGAAAGAAGTAAAAAGTAAATCATTTGAAGGTTTATTAGTTTGGCAAAAAGCACATCAATTTGTGTTATGTGTTTATCGATTAACTGATGATTTTCCTAAAAATGAAATTTATGGTTTAACAAGCCAGTTTAGAAGAGCTGCCATATCAATAGCAGCAAATATTGTTGAAGGATATAAGAAAAAAGGAATAAAAGATAAGTTACGTTTTTTTAATATAGCCCAAGGGTCTTTAGAAGAGTGTAGATATTATTTGGTTTTAACAAAAGACTTAAGATATAAAATAAGTCTAGATGATGAAAAACAGTTGTTAATTGAAGTTAGTAAGTTGTTAAATTCCTATTGCAAAGCAATTCTAGGGAAATAG